Within the Photobacterium swingsii genome, the region TCAGCCTTGTATAATGAAGGTGCCGACTGGGTTGGACTTTGTTTTGCAGCATACAATGGTATTTCTGCTTTAGCGGCCTTTGCACTACCTTGGCTTGCTAATCGTACCAGTCGGAAATTTGTCCACTCGCTAGCGTTAGTGATTGGAGGGGGGAGCTTGGCGTCTATTGCTATGATTGAAAACCCACAAATGCTGATGCTTAACATGGTAGGTATTGGTATCGCTTGGGCGAGTATTCTGTGTATGCCTTACGCTATCTTAGCGGGTGCATTACCGAGTCGTAAAATGGGTTTCTATATGGGGGTCTTTAATTTTTTTATCGTGCTCCCTCAGATTCTGGCTGCAGGTATTTTAGGCTTCTTTACACGCTGGGCATTTGATGGCAACACCATGATGGCATTAGTGTTAGGGGGTTGTGCCATGATAGCGGCTGGCTTCTTTGTTTCGTTTGTTCAAGATGAAGATGAGCCAAATAAAATAGAAGACGTCGTGAAAGTGACAGTAACCGCTTAATTCGGGCTAATGCTTGTCTCGTCCTAAAATACGTTAACGATTTTAGTAAGCCAGTAACGCAAGTTGCTGGCTTTTTTATTATTTAAAGAAGTCAATATCAAAAAGCTAATCCTCTTTCATAGCGACCAACAATAAAAATGACGTAGCCAACTTTAAATACACCAGCAATAACGATTGTGGTCACATGAGCGATAGCTTGTTGGTAGATAGTAAAGTTATCGGCGAAAGGGAAACTGATCAGTAGTGAGCTGGTTAGTATGATTAAGCTGAGTACCATAATAATACCGCCTATCAGTGAGGCTGTTTTGAAAGGGTTAATAAGAATTTGTTTTGTTTTCATCGCTCCACCCATAAAGTTGTATTTTAAGTGCAACTTTATGGGTGTGTATTGATTATGTCAATAGAAAATTGATTTAGATCAATTTTCTATTGAGACTTGTCGTAATGAATCCGATTTAACGGTACAGGTAATAAGCGAGTAATTAGTTAAAACTGACTAAAGTTGGCGGGCCTTTTCTCTAGAAAGGCCGAAATGGCTTCTCGTGCTTCTGGTTGTGTTAGTAATTGAAATAACTGTTTGTTTTCAGCGTCAACGCACTCGATTAAGTCTTTAACTTCAAAGTTTACCAACATCGCTTTGCTGATTTGCATCGCAGAGGGAGGGAGTTTTGTGAGCTGCTCTAGACAGGAGTTTGCATCTTCCATGGGGTTATGGCTGAGCCCACTGACAAAGCCTAAAGTCAGCGCCTCTTCTGCTGTCATTGTCTCACCCAGCATCAACATAGCTTTTGCTTTTCGAATACCAATTAGTCGGGATAAATACTGGCTTGATGCAAATTCAGGACATAGTCCTAATTGAGCAAATGGCGTTTTGAAAAAAGCATGGGGTGAGATGAAAACAAAATCACAAAATTGTAAGAGGGTAGTACCTATACCAATTGCAGGCCCTTCGACAACAGCTACAACAGGCTTTTTATTACTGATGAGTGCTTTGATGAAGCGTCCAGCATGGTCGTCTTGCGCCCCGTTGGAGATAGCAAGGAAATCTTGCATGTCATTGCCGCTAGTAAATACATTTCCTTGCGCATGCAATAAAATCGCACGTACCTCTTTATTGTCTTGGCTGCCTTCTATAGCGTCTGCAAGCGCTTGATACATACTCTGATTAATGGCATTTTTTGCCGCTGGTCTGTCAATCTCAAGTGACAGAATATGGTTTTGTTGGCTGACATTTATCTCGGGCATTGCGTTCTCCTTCCCTGTGAACGGTATTCGTACAATTAGGTTAGTTCAAGTTAGAGTGATTACCCTATAAATGTTTGAGATAAAGCTTGTTAGGGAAATTTGTGAAATGAGCTGCGGAGTAAAAGAAACTGAAATTTACGATAATGATGTGCTGAAACGAGGGGGGAGCTATTAAGAGCCAGTGTTACCAGCTCTTATTCATGCTGAGTATGAATGCTCAGAATTACTTCTGAACCATATCAATATAAAGTGCTTCAACTTTAGTGCGCGCCCATTCTGTTTTACGTAAGAATTTAAGGCTCGATTTGATGCTTGGATCTTGGTTAAAGCAGCGAATGTCGATGCGGTAACCGAGTTCTTCCCAGCCATAATGTTCAACTAATTCTGTAAGAAGCTTTTCGAGTGTGATGCCATGTAGCGGGTTGTTTACTTGTGTCATAGTGTTCTATCTCGTTTAAGAACCGCAACTATAGCAGGTAAGTAAAGAAATAATATCGCTTTAGGAATAAAGTTACGCTGATGTCTGGTAAAATACTGCAAAATTTCGCAGTGAGTCATCTCGACTGAGCTGTAATAAACCTAGGACATACTTGTGGTCAACAACGATATCTTACGCCGTATTCGCTATACTTTTGATTTTAATGATGCAGAGATGATCAGTATTTTTGCTGCTGCAGAACATGAAGTCACTAGAGAGCAAGTTAGCGATTGGTTGAAGAAAGACGATGATGACGCTTTCAAAAAATGTACAGACCGTGAACTGGCCATTTTTCTAAATGGTTTAATTAACCATAAACGTGGTAAGAAAGAAGGTGAGCAACCAGAGCCTGAAACACGTTTAACCAACAACATGATCTTCATGAAGTTACGTATTGCACTGAATTACCGTGCTGAAGATGTACTGGAAATCATGGAAAGCATCGACTTTAAATTAAGTAAGCATGAGCTTAGCGCGTTCTTCCGTAAGCCTGAAAACAAACACTACCGTGAGTGTAAAGACCAGATTTTACGTAACTTCTTACTCGGTGTTCAACGTAAAGAACGCCCAGAAGTAGAATCTGAATAATACGACATCGAATTAATCACACGTACTATAGTCAGCACTACGTATAGGTATAGATAAATAAAAGGCTACCTTTGGGGTAGCCTTTTTTGTCTCTGGTATTGTGCCGACTAGCAGACCTAGTGGTTTAGCATTATTTCGCCATCATGCTGAGTGAGCAGCATTTTTTGGATGTTGAAGCCGCAAAGCATAAGGATCAGACACCAATTTAAGAAAGGTAATGTCCCTTTTTCTAAGCTTGTCGCTATCTGAACAGGTTTCCACTGAAAGGTCTCACAAAGGTTCTCAACGGTAATACCTGTAAATGTATTGTCGCCAATAACGCGTTTAAATTCTTTTTCGCTTGGCATTTCAAAAGCATTTTTATTTTTAAATGCTGTTGGTTTGAATGCGCGCATCACTTTTCTTGCATCTACATCGATTGGCTGACCATTATTTTGAATATTTGGTCGACCAACCAGTGCTGTTAGAAAACACCAGCAAGGGTAGGGAATATCAGACAGATTTTCAGGCTCACGCTTATAACGTGATGTCCAATCAGAGAGTTTTTTCTCTTGTAGGCCAGTTAAATTAGCAATGGTAGCTGAATCATAACCGTATTCTTTTAGTTGGTTAATAATTTCAGCGACTTCAGAAACGAAGGGTTTGGCCCATTGGCTTGCTGGCGCTAGGGTGTTTTCTCTGATCATAATAGACTCATGTGGTTTAGCATTGCTGCTTACTGAAATAAGCGGATAGGCGTAAGCTTATTCTAACCTTGCAACCAAGTCTATTGTGAGTGTAAGCCTGTTACATATTTCATGCTAGCTGTTGGTATATCGGTCAGTTGGTCGTGGCATTGTATGCTAAAGGAAAAGGCTGGGTCATTGCTCCAGCCTTTTTGATATTACCTGTGTTAGATAGAAAGGTTATAGCGAAGCGGTTTTAAAGCCTGCGCCTTTCCAGGCAAAAATACCACCAGGGTAACGATAAACATTGGTGTAACCAAGCTTCACTGCCCAAGCTGCAGCATTATGGCTACGACTGCATTTTACGAAACCACAATAAAAGACCAAGGTTTTGCTCTTGTCTTGACCAAGAAGCTGGGTGAAATCCTCAACTGACTTCTGGTCGGTTAATGCAGAATCCCACTCTGGCATGTTAGGAATAGGGAACTCGAATTGCTCAGCGTTTGGGATATGCTCTTTCTTATAGCTGTCTTTGAACGGCATAGCATCGACAATCATCACATCGCTGTTTTGCTCGGTGAGTGCTTTGAGCCCATTAGTGTCGATGAGCTGATAGTTGCCAGCAAGGGTTTCATTATGAAGCTTGATAGCCACTTGTTCTGTCTCGACTTCAGCTTTGAATTTACCGCCAAACAGACCTGCATTAGCACTGAAGGGTAAGGTTAACAATGCACTGGCAAGAATAAGAACCTTGAGTGAAAAACTACGTCCGATACGCAGGAAAGAAAGCGAGTGCAAAGATGCCTTGTTTTGTCTCATGATTGTATCCTTAAATAAAGTAGGCTAGTTCCGCCACTTCACACGCTTGGTGCGATAAGACGGTGGTTTGCCAAGTTATTGAAATAATATAGGGCTGCTGAAACGCAAAGGATCAGCAGCAGAACGAGAAATTGTGGCAGAAGTGTACTGTAGACTTCTGACTGAAGTGATCCCGGTAGATAACAACCGCAATCAATATGTAAGCCTTGGTAAAGCGCAAGCCCTAATAAGGCTATGTGTATGCAGAAGGCGGCAACAACAGGCAATAAAGTTGTGATGCCAAAGCAAGCGGTGAGGGCGCTAATACCAAGCACAATAGGTATAACTAAAGCGACAGGGTCAGCATACATAATAGGAACGATGCCAGTATCACTAAGCAGTAATCTGGTGTGTTCTGTGAAGAAAAAACCTTTGGTTGTGAGCGCTGCAGCGCACATCAGTACAAAAGAGGTAACACAAAGATGGAAATAGCTTCTCGTTTTCATGAATTGCTTGCTTCCTTTTGTATCGTCCTTCGAAAGTGACTAAATGATTAGCCAAGGATCAAATACGCATCCGATTTATTTGGTCTGAATGTTTTAAGCTCGATCTCTGTTTGTATCCTTGGAGTGATGAATAACGCCAAGTGGAGGTAGTGAGTCGCGATAAGTGACTGGGTGCTTATAATACCTGACCAGTTGGGCTTTAACCTTGATACATGTAACGAAAATAAGCTTTCACGTTATTACCGAGAGTGAGAACTTATTGAAAGCAAAAGAAAGATCAGGGAATAAGATGAATACCGAAGAGGGGATGGAAATTCCGGTTACAAATATTCTGAATAAAGCTGAAAGGAAATGGTGTCGATGTTAGGGGTTATCGGCATAGGGTGGGGGATAAATATCAGCCATAAAAAAGGCCACCCGAAGGTAGCCTTTTACAATGCTATTGAGCGAACTTCTAATTAGAAGTTTGCAGAGCGTGGCGCACGTGGGAATGGGATCACATCACGGATGTTCGCCATACCCGTTACGTACGTTACTAGACGCTCAAAGCCAAGACCGAAGCCTGAGTGAGGTACAGTACCGTAACGACGTAGGTCGCGGTACCAGTCCATGTGCTCTGGGTCGATACCAATCTCAGCCATACGCTTGTCTAGTAGTTCTAGACGCTCTTCACGCTGAGAACCACCGATGATTTCACCGATACCCGGTGCAAGAACATCCATCGCTGCAACTGTTTTACCGTCATCGTTCAAACGCATGTAGAAAGACTTGATGTCTTTCGGGTAGTTCTTAACAACAACCGGTGCTTTGAAGTGTTCTTCTGCTAGGTAACGCTCGTGCTCAGAAGACATGTCGATGCCCCACTCAACATCGAATTCAAATTTGCGACCAGAATCTTTAAGGATTTGGATTGCATCAGTGTAGTCAACTTGTGCGAAGTCAGACTCAACGAAGTTCTCTAGACGAGAAATTGCGTCTTTGTTGATGCGTTGTGCGAAGAACTCAAGGTCGTCGCGACGCTCTTCAAGTACCGCTTTGAATACGTACTTCAGCATGTCTTCTGCTAGTTTCGCTACGTCATCAAGTTCTGCGAAAGCAACTTCAGGCTCTACCATCCAGAATTCAGCAAGGTGGCGGCTAGTGTTTGAGTTTTCAGCACGGAAAGTTGGGCCGAAAGTGTACACTTTGCTTAGTGCACAAGCGTAAGCTTCTGCGTTTAGCTGACCAGATACTGTTAGGAAGGTTTCTTTACCGAAGAAGTCTTCGTTGTAATCAACATTGCCTTGTTCTGTGCGAGGTAGGTTTTCCATGTCTAGCGTAGAAACGCGGAACATTTCACCAGCACCTTCACAGTCAGACGCTGTGATCAGTGGTGCAGAAACCCAGAAGTAGCCTTGCTCGTGGTAGAAGCGGTGGATAGCTTGCGATAGACAGTTACGAACACGTGCTACTGCACCAATCACGTTCGTGCGAGGACGAAGGTGAGCGACTTCACGAAGGTACTCAATTGAGTGACGTGTTTTCGCCATTGGGTATGTGTCTGGGTCTTCAACTAGGCCAACAACTTTTACGTCTGTTGCCGTTAGTTCAAAATCTTGACCTTTAGCAGGAGACTCAACAATCTTACCAGTGACCTCAACAGAGCAACCAGTTGTTAGTTTAAGTACTTCTTCCTGGTAATTATTTAACTCATTTGGGACCACGGCCTGAATCGGGTCGAAACAAGAGCCGTCATAAATGGCAAGAAAAGAGATCCCAGCTTTGGAATCACGACGTGAGCGGATCCAACCGCGGACAGTGACTTCAGTGTCTACTGCCAGCTTACCGCTTAATACGTCTGTTACAGGCGCGTAAGTCATGTTTAAATTATTCTCCGTTAAGGCACTTTGGTCGTAATTGACAATTTGTGCTTTAAGATACATTCCGAAACATCAATATTACCTGTCTCACGTCAAGCATCAAGCATTGTTATCACTTGAAAGCGTAAATTGATGAAGTAATCGCTCTAATTGCTCTGCTAACTGCTCAAGATTTACACTAATCTCTCTTGATTGGGCTGCATGAGAAGAAGTTTCATCTGCGTGTCGGGTAATTGTTTCAATTTTAGTATTCACTGAATCTGCCATATTTGCCTGTTCAGCGCTTTGTTGTTGGATGTCATTTGCGTGATTGTTAACTACCTGAATATGATTACCTATATTAGATAGTGCTTGTGAAAGCAGCTCAATGGTTTCCATTTTGGCATAAGCTGTTTTACAGGTGTCTTCAACCGCTTTCGCTGAAGCTTCACTGCCTTGGTGTAAAGTTTCAATAATGATTTGAATATCGCCTGTTGCTTGGTGGGTTCGAGTGGCAAGGTTTCGTACTTCATCAGCAACCACAGCAAACCCCCGACCTTGATCACCTGCACGTGCAGCTTCAATCGCGGCATTTAATGCAAGTAGATTGGTTTGTTCGGCAATTCCACGGATCACATCTAAAATACTGGTGACTTGGCTGCTCTGTTCATTTAAATGATTAATTCTGGTTTGAACATTTTCAATGCCATGTACTAGATGTCGAATGTCGTCACCCGCGCTGATGGCTAACTGTGTACCTTGACGGGCAGAGTCTGATGCATTTTGGCTAAGGGCTGCCGCTTCCGTGGTACGTTGTTCGACTTCGTGCTGTTGCTGTTGCATTTGTTCAATGGCCGCACCGATATCGGTTGTTTCAGATCGTTGAGACTCTACAGCGTGTGTCGTTTGTGAGGCTACGTTAATGAGTTCGTTAGCTTGTAAGGTAAGTGACTCTGAGGTTGTTTGCACTTGTTGCAAGCTGGCAGAGAAGTTATCTAAGAGTTGATCATAGCTTTGGCATAGTTCACCAATTTCATCCTGGCGTGTTTCGTTGAGGCGAGAGCTGAGATCTTTGTTAATGCTGGTCTGCTTCATATAGTTAGAAACACGACGTAATGGGCGCACTATGATGCGTCGAATCATAAATAACGCGAACAAAAAGCCAGTGCCAGCAATAAGTGCCATTATTCCACCTGCGAATAATAGCTCTTTGTTTACACGTTCATAGAGTGGACCTAAGCGGTATTCAAGGCGAACAACGCCCAATACTTCACCCTCAGGCACAATATGACAGGTTAGGCAGTTAGTGCCGCGATAATCTTTACTGGCTTTCATCGGCAGAGCAACCAGTAAATTTTTCCCGCTGGGTGTTTCGATAGTTTCAACAATCTGTTCGCCTTGTAACGCACGACGGTCAAAGTTATCTATGGGTGTTTGTCCTTCAAATCCTGTACCAAAATACTTGGTGATACCTTCACCTCGGATAACGCGAACATTATCAATCCCTGTATGTGACAATACTTTTTGGCGCAATGTCTCTCGTTGCGCCATTGCGCCCGTTAACATCATCATATTTAAGCTGTCAAAGTAGTTACCTGCTTTATCAAGCGTTTGTTCGCTTATTACGGATTGCAATAGGGCTTTTTGTTGGTGAGATTCGTAGGTTAAAGAGGCGGCTAATACCAAAGTAAAAACAGCCAAAAGTGTTAAAAGTAATTTGTGAGCAATGGTTAATCGCATGTATTTCTTCCTTAAAAGCGATTGATGGCACTGCGGTCTAATGCCGCTTTTTTGATGCTTGTTAGAGGCTTTTTGAAGCGTCCAGTGTGGAAGGGTGATCACACATGCTGATATGTTACTGATTAAAAATGTTAACCATTAATTTCAATGTGGTTATTGTGATGTAGCGCATGCAATTGCATGCTTTATTGAATAGTGATGAAATATAACTCTGCCACAGGCGTTGAACGCGGCTTTTACTGTCAGTAAATATATGAAAGTTGCGCCAAAACTTTGTCGTTAAGGCGCAATGTCGTGATTTATTCTTATTACTATACGTGATGGTTCATCGGGAATTTATGCCATTCACGGCGTAATATATTCACACGCTCTACCATCATCAAGGATCGTACCGTTAGCGATACCTGGTGGACGAGGCTGAGGCTGCCCTTCAGGGACAACGGGTGGTTGGATAGTTGTGACGTTAGGTACGTCATTGGCACTGATAAAGGTGATAGTGTCACTCCATACTTCACCTTCATCCGCAGCAAATTGTAAACCTGCTTGCCATCGTGTTTGGTGATTAAATGCTTTAATCGTGAAACGTAAACCATCCGATTCGGTGAGTGTAATACGTTCGTTCAGCGAACCATCCACGGCTTGGTAAAATAAGCTACCATCCTCGTCAACTTTCCAGTGGATATCGATATTAAAGCCACATCCTGCTGAATCGATATATTTTCCACGGAAGAAATCGCCATCGAATTCGTCACTCAGTTTTAAAAAACGTGAGCTGTCACTGGCAAATTTCAGCGCTTTGTCATCACTGGCAATGCCTGTCTCACCAATTAGCATCGCTTCATTGAAGCGCACCATTTTGTTGTCCCAACCAACCATACAAGCCGCTGTTTCATTCTGATATTGGGTTTTGGTTGATTTTGATAATGGTGCAATTGTTGTCATGTCCCAACCTGAATCACCTGTGATACACGCCGTGAGTTCGAAGGGAGAATATTCTTTGTTGATGGATGAAAAGATAGAATTGACGACAGGACCAAATGGGTCAAAGCGCGAGAAGAACACTTTATAAGCGTAGAGATTAGTATTGCGATCTCGGCTGGTAACCGCCATCAAATCAAAATCTTTTTCTTGTGCAGGATCCCAATTGATCTTGAGGTAACCTTCAGAAGTATGCGTCCATGTACGATCATTAAACTGGCGATCACCGTTGATGTAATATTCCCATGTGTTGTCGGGTTTTAAGATCACAGTGTCGATATCACCACTTTCTGTTAACTGAACGAGGTGTTGGTTGATCAGTCCGCTAATATCTTCTGCGGTAAATCGCTCATCCCCACCACATTCTATGATGGCATTGAGGAACTTGTCTGTTGTTGCTGTTGAGGTATCGCCAAAGGTACATCGGCCAAAGGGCGGTAGGTTACTGCGACTTGCCGCAGCAAAAATCTGTGCTTTAGCATTGTTATCGAACCCCGCGAAATGAAACGGTTCGAATTTCAATAAGGTTTCACCAATATTGACGAAGTTTCGATCTTCCACCAAAAAGAGGTTGTTGGTGGTGAAGCGGTAACTATCATCAAGCTGTTTGACAATATCTGGCACGACAAATTGAATAAACTCAGTATTGCCTAATGTGACAGGGGCGAAGGTACCTTCTGTGAACACATCCCAGTTATCGCCAGCAACATTGAACCAGTAATAAGCGGTATAGAAGCCCTCGTCTTGAACAAACTCGACCACGAATTTATCCGATAAACTAAAGCCTTTCGTTTCTAACACTTGGCTAGCGTGTACGTCGCTTATGACATCTTCAAGTGCCGTGATATGAACACTAGGTTGAGCGGGTGGGCTGACTCGACAAGCGTCGTTGTTGTCACGGGTATCGCACAATAAATACTGCTCTTTTTGCGGTTGCCATGTGAAATAAAAACCGTAGGTATCTTCCGTAAATTCTGTGTCGGCTGGGATATATTTACTGATGTGATGATTGTCTTTAGATGACAAGAAATAACGGATCTTCTTACCTGTGAGTGGATAAACCTTAACGCTGAGATTATTGCCCAACTCTTCATTGCCTTGTAGGGCCGAGTTTGTCATTAAGGCTGTTTTTTTGGTGGTTAATACTACCTTGTCATAGTCAAATAAGCCCTGCCAGCCACCTCCTGTAAACACTTGTTTAGAAATGTCATTGGATGAAAAGCGTGTACTTTCACTGAAATAAGTAAAGTAAGTGGAGAAGTTGATATCGGTGCTGCCATCTTTTCGCCAACCTGTATCCGTCTGGCGGGTTTCTGTACCATCGTAGGCATATTGATTTGCGTTGATGCCGCTACCCTGATTCGAATCAAAACTATTTAGACGCCAATAGCCGTCAGTTAATATCGCTTCGATGTTGCCTTCAGCGCCGAGTTGTTCGGAGTAGGTGCGATCAATAATGCCATCAGTAATATCTCTTACTTTAGTGAGTATCAAAATATTTTGCAGTGTCATGCCCAGCGTGCCTAATTGCGGACGTAAAGCAGACTCTATTTCGCTGTTTATCTGCGTCATGTAGGCAGTAGCTTCGCGGAGTTTTCGCACGTTAGGATCAACCGCAGTTTCGAGGAATACTCCCCAATCACCTTTTTCGACAACACGTTTTGCGATGGCTTGGTAAGCTAGAGTGCTGTTTAACGATACCACGACCTCACTACTTGTTAATGGCACCATGTAAAGGTGTTTAGGTAAAGGATCGCCAATAATGACTTCAGGTTCATTAAAAAGATCGACGAGTAGTACTGCATTCACACGCAACGAGGTATCGGCATCAAATTGATAGCCGCCGTTACTGAGTTTTTGCCAACCAGAAAGTGTCGAGGTGCGGTAAATTTTCCCCTGACCGTCAATCAGAACGATTTTGAAATTCTTTTCTTGCAGGCTAGAGAGAATATCCGCGTGGGCGGTATTAATAATGCTGAGCGACAGTGGTGATTTTGGTTGAGGCAATATCGATTGATATGCCGTTGCGAGTCCTTCTGGTACATCGACAGTGACCGTAAATCGACTAGAAATTTCAACAACTTCTTGTGGTACGACAGCTGGGTCATCACTGCTGCCACCTCCGCAGGCTGTTAATATTCCACTAAGCATGGCTACAGCCATGATGCGAATGAAAGCACGCATAGCAACTCCCCTGTTAAAAAATAAATTCGTGTTAAATCACGAAGGTTTAGCTTGAAGGCATTCCTCATCATTAATAGCTGTGGTGTTACTTATCTGAATAGGCGCTACTTGCGAGAAATGTCGATCTATTTTGGGAGAGTATAGAAAGGCAATGAGGGGGCTTGTGTGAAACTATGCGACCTATCTTGAAGATGGTGCGAGGGTCTAAAAAATAAGAAAGTGTAAAAGAGTACGAGAAAAGTGTGGGAAGAAGGAGAAGCTCAGTCGTGACATGTACTGAGCTTAAACACTCGCGTGGTGTAACTCTCGATGGCGGTGCGCTAAGTGTGCTTAGGCGATAGCAAGGTATTTGTGCGTTTGAATCGATAAACGCCAATTACGCTTTACACAGGTTTCAATACAAAGCTCAGTCGCGCGTGGTTTTTGGCTGATTGGTTGGAGTGCAATCGTGACATCACTACGTAATGTTTTGCCATTTAGCAATGCATCTAGCTGATCAACATCTTTTTGGGTGCCGACTGGGTGCTTGATTTCATTGGCGCGCTCTAATGCGCTTGCGAGCACAGGTAGTTTAGCTTTCATGTTAATTTTAGGCGAAACAGTCACCCAAGTTGCTGTCGTTGCCATGACATCAGATGTGCCGCTGGTTTCAATTTGGCACTGAAAGCCTGCGTTTTCTAATGCTTGCGTTAGGGGCATCAAATCATAGATGCATGGTTCGCCACCTGTGATAACCACGTGTTTTGCGGTGTAGCCTTGATCAATCAGTAACTGTACAACGCCATTTGCGTCGAGTTCTGTCCACAATGGAGAGTCTTCTTTTTTCGCCATGATGGTATCAAGGTCGGTAAAATCACTGGGTTCTGCACTCCAGGTTTGTTTGGTATCACACCAAGAACAACCAACAGGGCATACCTGCAATCGAACAAAAATGGCAGGAACACCAGTGAAAACACCTTCACCTTGAATCGTTTCAAAGACTTCGTTTAATTTGTACACCGTAAACCTCAGTGGAGAATGCTAATTTCATTCAACGAAAAAATTACGCAAAATATTGCCTAATGGCATGTGTTTCTGCGCCATGTAGCGAAGGAATAATGCGCTAATGTGTAATTCATCGTGATGAGTATCACGTACTGGGAAGATTCGACTTCACAATTACTTCGCAAAGTAAAAAAATTCACTAGTACGTTTTTTTCTTATCAGGAGTATTGGCAATGTATGTCGCTCAGCCTGGACATATCGATCATATAAAACGAAACAATGCCGGCAGCGTCTATAAGCTCATTGACCAGTTTGGACCTATCTCTCGTATCGAACTATCGAAGCGAAGTCAGTTAGCACCAGCCAGTATTACCAAAATAACCCGTGAATTAATTGATGCGCATCTTATCAAAGAAACCCCGTATCAGGAATCAACAAGTCGAGGTCGTCCTGCGATCGGTTTAGTTCCCGCCAATGAAGGCTGGCAATTCATGTCATTGCGCTTGGGTCGAGGTTATTTAACCATCGCCTTGCACGAGTTAGGCGGCGACATTTTGGTTGAAGAACGCCAGAATATTGATGAACTCGAACAAGATGATGTGCTTAGTAAGCTGTTGGAAGAGATCAATACCTTTTTTGCTAATCATGTTAATGAAGTTGATCGTATTACGGCGATTGCAGTGTCGTTACCGGGAGTCGTGAACGCACATGACGGTGTGGTTGTGCAGATGCCG harbors:
- the asnS gene encoding asparagine--tRNA ligase, which encodes MTYAPVTDVLSGKLAVDTEVTVRGWIRSRRDSKAGISFLAIYDGSCFDPIQAVVPNELNNYQEEVLKLTTGCSVEVTGKIVESPAKGQDFELTATDVKVVGLVEDPDTYPMAKTRHSIEYLREVAHLRPRTNVIGAVARVRNCLSQAIHRFYHEQGYFWVSAPLITASDCEGAGEMFRVSTLDMENLPRTEQGNVDYNEDFFGKETFLTVSGQLNAEAYACALSKVYTFGPTFRAENSNTSRHLAEFWMVEPEVAFAELDDVAKLAEDMLKYVFKAVLEERRDDLEFFAQRINKDAISRLENFVESDFAQVDYTDAIQILKDSGRKFEFDVEWGIDMSSEHERYLAEEHFKAPVVVKNYPKDIKSFYMRLNDDGKTVAAMDVLAPGIGEIIGGSQREERLELLDKRMAEIGIDPEHMDWYRDLRRYGTVPHSGFGLGFERLVTYVTGMANIRDVIPFPRAPRSANF
- a CDS encoding MauE/DoxX family redox-associated membrane protein; this encodes MKTRSYFHLCVTSFVLMCAAALTTKGFFFTEHTRLLLSDTGIVPIMYADPVALVIPIVLGISALTACFGITTLLPVVAAFCIHIALLGLALYQGLHIDCGCYLPGSLQSEVYSTLLPQFLVLLLILCVSAALYYFNNLANHRLIAPSV
- a CDS encoding methyl-accepting chemotaxis protein, encoding MRLTIAHKLLLTLLAVFTLVLAASLTYESHQQKALLQSVISEQTLDKAGNYFDSLNMMMLTGAMAQRETLRQKVLSHTGIDNVRVIRGEGITKYFGTGFEGQTPIDNFDRRALQGEQIVETIETPSGKNLLVALPMKASKDYRGTNCLTCHIVPEGEVLGVVRLEYRLGPLYERVNKELLFAGGIMALIAGTGFLFALFMIRRIIVRPLRRVSNYMKQTSINKDLSSRLNETRQDEIGELCQSYDQLLDNFSASLQQVQTTSESLTLQANELINVASQTTHAVESQRSETTDIGAAIEQMQQQQHEVEQRTTEAAALSQNASDSARQGTQLAISAGDDIRHLVHGIENVQTRINHLNEQSSQVTSILDVIRGIAEQTNLLALNAAIEAARAGDQGRGFAVVADEVRNLATRTHQATGDIQIIIETLHQGSEASAKAVEDTCKTAYAKMETIELLSQALSNIGNHIQVVNNHANDIQQQSAEQANMADSVNTKIETITRHADETSSHAAQSREISVNLEQLAEQLERLLHQFTLSSDNNA
- a CDS encoding YehS family protein encodes the protein MVNNDILRRIRYTFDFNDAEMISIFAAAEHEVTREQVSDWLKKDDDDAFKKCTDRELAIFLNGLINHKRGKKEGEQPEPETRLTNNMIFMKLRIALNYRAEDVLEIMESIDFKLSKHELSAFFRKPENKHYRECKDQILRNFLLGVQRKERPEVESE
- a CDS encoding rhodanese-like domain-containing protein, whose product is MRQNKASLHSLSFLRIGRSFSLKVLILASALLTLPFSANAGLFGGKFKAEVETEQVAIKLHNETLAGNYQLIDTNGLKALTEQNSDVMIVDAMPFKDSYKKEHIPNAEQFEFPIPNMPEWDSALTDQKSVEDFTQLLGQDKSKTLVFYCGFVKCSRSHNAAAWAVKLGYTNVYRYPGGIFAWKGAGFKTASL
- a CDS encoding enoyl-CoA hydratase-related protein — protein: MPEINVSQQNHILSLEIDRPAAKNAINQSMYQALADAIEGSQDNKEVRAILLHAQGNVFTSGNDMQDFLAISNGAQDDHAGRFIKALISNKKPVVAVVEGPAIGIGTTLLQFCDFVFISPHAFFKTPFAQLGLCPEFASSQYLSRLIGIRKAKAMLMLGETMTAEEALTLGFVSGLSHNPMEDANSCLEQLTKLPPSAMQISKAMLVNFEVKDLIECVDAENKQLFQLLTQPEAREAISAFLEKRPANFSQF
- a CDS encoding VF530 family protein; protein product: MTQVNNPLHGITLEKLLTELVEHYGWEELGYRIDIRCFNQDPSIKSSLKFLRKTEWARTKVEALYIDMVQK